In Anaerobacillus isosaccharinicus, one genomic interval encodes:
- a CDS encoding cytochrome c biogenesis CcdA family protein: protein MDYLLAFTAGILSFTSACILPLIPSYLAVITGLSVTELKDNRHHRTQILVRISMFILGLIIPLILLGMTASTIGSAALSYSQNFSKLFGFIVILFGLHLLGLLKFQFLNKELRLDFLFKKKNSLWSVALMGLAFGFGWTPCIGPMLSSILIMAADSDTMWRGGRLLFVYGLGLGLPFLLIGILSTLGFQFLNSLKKHMRIISIISGVLLIILGLLLITGNMAYITPAF, encoded by the coding sequence ATGGATTATCTTCTCGCTTTTACTGCAGGAATATTGTCTTTTACATCTGCATGTATTTTGCCTTTAATTCCAAGCTATTTAGCTGTTATTACTGGCCTATCCGTTACTGAATTAAAAGATAACCGACACCATCGCACACAAATTCTTGTTCGAATTAGTATGTTTATTTTAGGATTAATTATCCCGTTAATCTTACTTGGAATGACAGCCTCAACAATTGGTTCGGCAGCACTCAGTTATTCTCAAAACTTCTCTAAACTATTTGGGTTCATTGTTATTTTGTTTGGACTCCACTTATTAGGATTGTTAAAATTCCAATTTTTAAATAAAGAGCTTCGTTTAGACTTCCTATTTAAAAAGAAGAACAGCTTATGGAGTGTTGCATTAATGGGACTCGCTTTTGGATTCGGGTGGACCCCTTGTATTGGGCCGATGCTCAGTTCAATCTTAATTATGGCTGCTGATTCCGATACAATGTGGCGAGGTGGGCGATTACTTTTCGTTTATGGTTTAGGTTTAGGACTACCATTTTTACTTATCGGGATTTTAAGTACATTAGGCTTTCAATTCCTTAACTCACTAAAAAAACATATGCGGATTATTTCGATCATAAGTGGTGTTCTCTTAATTATTTTAGGGCTATTACTTATTACAGGGAATATGGCATATATTACACCAGCTTTCTAA
- a CDS encoding TlpA family protein disulfide reductase, with protein sequence MINKISIVLILFILGGIGYTLYGFFAVDKNPDIVTLERFNGEEPIMLDQYIGKKKTILQFVAVPCECCSFSMPFIQQFAKEQDDIEVITIIFYGKRSEIQDKFENEYKATHLYGLDLDRSIANHYGATVSPTYVFLDEEGNNLGAYPYIILDAEELLQRYDDAFNKFHNKGE encoded by the coding sequence ATGATTAACAAAATATCCATTGTACTTATTTTATTCATTTTAGGTGGAATTGGTTATACCCTCTATGGTTTTTTTGCCGTAGATAAAAATCCAGATATTGTCACATTAGAGAGATTCAATGGTGAAGAGCCTATTATGCTAGATCAATATATTGGCAAAAAGAAAACCATTCTGCAATTCGTAGCTGTTCCTTGTGAATGTTGTAGTTTTTCAATGCCATTTATTCAACAATTTGCGAAAGAACAAGATGACATTGAGGTCATTACGATTATATTTTATGGGAAGCGGAGTGAAATTCAAGATAAGTTTGAAAACGAATATAAAGCAACTCATTTGTATGGCTTAGACTTAGATCGTAGTATTGCTAATCATTACGGAGCAACTGTCTCTCCGACCTATGTTTTCCTTGATGAGGAAGGAAATAACTTAGGAGCTTATCCTTACATTATTTTAGATGCTGAAGAACTTTTGCAGCGTTATGATGATGCATTCAATAAGTTCCATAACAAAGGAGAGTAG
- a CDS encoding FixH family protein, with translation MKKFNLFMTLFIIVMLVTACTSTTAPNSGIEVMFLNDGQVISTEGFHTYSVQLTNKDGEAIDAQEVYIYINMEMMNHPIEGTMQKGDTGLYEVDLPLAMAGDWYVNVSVTIDGNKYEFTDFSIIAEGPKQMEYMKGYHADNQ, from the coding sequence TTGAAAAAGTTTAACTTATTTATGACACTTTTCATCATCGTTATGTTAGTAACTGCTTGTACAAGCACTACAGCGCCAAATAGTGGGATAGAAGTTATGTTTTTGAATGATGGACAAGTAATTTCTACAGAAGGTTTCCACACTTATTCGGTTCAGCTAACAAATAAAGATGGAGAAGCAATTGATGCACAGGAAGTATACATCTATATCAATATGGAAATGATGAATCACCCAATCGAGGGAACAATGCAAAAAGGGGACACAGGTCTATATGAGGTAGATCTTCCTTTAGCTATGGCTGGTGATTGGTATGTGAATGTATCGGTAACAATTGATGGAAACAAATACGAGTTTACAGATTTCTCTATTATTGCCGAAGGTCCTAAACAAATGGAATATATGAAAGGGTACCATGCCGACAATCAATAA
- the fabG gene encoding 3-oxoacyl-ACP reductase FabG, which produces MRLEGKVAIVTGGGSGIGRETVLRFVSEGAKVMIADIDYIGGEETLTMVEAKGGDALFQQVEVSKKQSVDDMVNTTINIFGKVDILINNAGVTNDKMLGAMTPRDWYSVVDVNLTGVLFCTQAVMPYMIEQGGGTIINASSIAGIYGNIGQTNYAATKAGIIGMTKTWAKELGSKGITVNAVAPGVIETNMISSIPAEVGNKMKEMIPLKRLGKPEDVANAYLFLASDEANFINGTVLHVDGGMVI; this is translated from the coding sequence ATGAGATTAGAGGGAAAAGTAGCTATCGTTACTGGTGGCGGAAGTGGAATTGGGAGAGAAACAGTTCTTAGATTTGTAAGTGAAGGTGCAAAAGTCATGATCGCCGATATCGATTATATTGGTGGAGAAGAAACTTTAACGATGGTTGAGGCAAAAGGTGGCGACGCACTATTTCAACAAGTAGAAGTTTCTAAAAAGCAAAGTGTTGACGATATGGTCAATACTACGATAAATATTTTTGGGAAAGTTGATATTTTAATAAATAATGCAGGCGTTACAAACGATAAAATGCTAGGCGCAATGACACCAAGAGATTGGTACAGTGTTGTTGATGTAAACTTAACAGGGGTTTTATTTTGTACCCAAGCTGTCATGCCATATATGATAGAACAAGGTGGCGGGACAATTATTAACGCTTCTTCAATTGCTGGTATTTATGGCAATATAGGTCAAACAAATTACGCAGCTACAAAGGCTGGGATTATTGGCATGACAAAAACATGGGCAAAAGAATTAGGTAGCAAAGGAATAACGGTAAATGCGGTAGCACCCGGTGTTATTGAAACAAATATGATTAGTTCTATACCAGCAGAAGTTGGTAACAAAATGAAAGAAATGATCCCACTCAAGCGACTAGGTAAACCAGAAGATGTGGCAAATGCTTATCTTTTCTTAGCTTCTGATGAAGCAAATTTTATTAATGGAACGGTTCTCCATGTAGATGGCGGAATGGTTATTTAA